The Mucilaginibacter defluvii genome contains the following window.
TATTTTACAATTATTGGTTTTTACCTGGGTATTTGATTTACTGAAACAGCTAAAATCCGTATACTCCATTATAATGGCGGCGGCTTCGTTCATCAGCGCGATTTCCGGCCTGTCCTTTATCAACCAGGAGTAACTGTGCTTAAACGGATCTTTTTTAAAATGAATATGATATTGATAAGAGCGCAGCGTAGCATCAAACCTCGCATGCGCATCGTTATGCACCGGTATAATGTTCTTTATGGCGATGTCGCTCGGCAGGATGGCGTTGATGCGAGCCCCCCAACTCCCTGAAGGGGGAGCGGTTGATACTCCCCCTTCAGGGAGTTGGGGGGTAAAATGCGCAAAAAACTCTGTGGCGTGCACACCCGTGTCTGTACGGCCGCATCCGGTAGCCTCAATTGGCTGGCGCAGTACGGTGGTAAGCGCCTTATTTAAAAGCTCCTGCACGGTTACCGCGTTAGG
Protein-coding sequences here:
- the truA gene encoding tRNA pseudouridine(38-40) synthase TruA, translating into MTTQRYFIELAYDGTRYHGWQVQPNAVTVQELLNKALTTVLRQPIEATGCGRTDTGVHATEFFAHFTPQLPEGGVSTAPPSGSWGARINAILPSDIAIKNIIPVHNDAHARFDATLRSYQYHIHFKKDPFKHSYSWLIKDRPEIALMNEAAAIIMEYTDFSCFSKSNTQVKTNNCKISRAEWLETNDGIVFHISADRFLRNMVRAIVGTLMQVGRKAIKPEDVRAIIESKNRSEAGTSVPACGLYLTEVKYPFLPLTPEGKPIEPPNEIV